A stretch of the Salmo salar chromosome ssa20, Ssal_v3.1, whole genome shotgun sequence genome encodes the following:
- the LOC106581160 gene encoding suppressor of cytokine signaling 5, with protein MSEPKESGDRGKDRERGARPKVRHSRSEERRDAGGGQKGRRGKKKGQTSHEQAGERPVSDGFEYGDLLTGLEPRDRCSSSPLKEGRRWQGLEGVTSLSQDRGTARLAQGTAEPSTSEAEGRGAGGSRTLRQKIQDAMGQCFPIKTNTPSSSSSTQQVFMPQAAAAGAGSSSRRKIHLTELMLDDCPFAAGTELAQKWYLIKQHTAPISTPPVVDTLVVSTSASASNMAAVVEDVDDRLRERRRISIEQGVEPPPNAEIHTFEVTAQINPLYKLGPKLAHGMNELAGDDRATIHQQQQLLLQRQQQHQLLLQSCLDTLDEVVAVAASSSASASALVPVCEATSVPDPMVDPEVTASLQPTEIVVSQAEGPPTQDGYRIHTQIDYIHCLVPDLLQITNLPCYWGVMDRYEAETLLEGKPEGTFLLRDSAQEDYLFSVSFRRYGRSLHARIEQWNHNFSFDVHDPSVFHAPTVTGLLEHYKDPNSCMFFEPLLSNPIHRTLPFSLQHVCRAVISSCTTYDGINVLPIPHTLKKHLKEYHYKQRVRVRRMDTWWE; from the coding sequence ATGTCTGAACCGAAGGAGTCGGGTGATCGTGGGAAAGACAGGGAGCGGGGCGCCCGTCCCAAGGTGAGACACAGCCGGtctgaggagagaagagatgccGGCGGGGGGCAAAAGGGACGAAGAGGAAAAAAGAAAGGCCAGACGTCCCATGAGCAAGCTGGGGAGCGGCCTGTCAGCGATGGGTTTGAGTATGGGGACCTACTGACTGGTCTGGAGCCCAGGGACcgctgctcctcctctcccctgaaggAGGGCAGGAGATGGCAGGGCCTGGAGGGGGTCACTTCACTCAGCCAGGACAGGGGGACAGCCAGGCTGGCACAGGGGACAGCTGAGCCATCAACCAGTGAGGCTGAGGGCAGGGGGGCAGGTGGCAGTCGCACACTCCGCCAAAAGATCCAGGATGCAATGGGGCAGTGTTTCCCCATAAAGACCAACACTCCATCGTCGTCCAGTTCCACTCAGCAGGTCTTTATGCCACAAGCTGCTGCTGCCGGGGCTGGGTCCTCCTCGCGCCGCAAGATCCACCTTACTGAACTCATGCTGGACGACTGTCCCTTCGCTGCAGGCACCGAGCTGGCTCAGAAGTGGTACCTCATCAAGCAGCACACAGCCCCCATCTCCACACCTCCCGTAGTGGACACCTTGGTGGTCAGCACTAGTGCCTCTGCCTCAAACATGGCCGCCGTGGTGGAGGATGTGGATGACCGGTTGCGAGAGCGCAGGCGCATCAGCATCGAGCAAGGCGTGGAGCCGCCACCCAACGCAGAGATCCACACGTTTGAGGTGACGGCCCAGATCAACCCTCTGTACAAGCTGGGGCCCAAACTGGCCCATGGTATGAATGAGCTGGCAGGGGACGACAGGGCTACCATTCACCAGCAACAGCAGCTGCTTCtccagaggcagcagcagcaccagctcctgctgcagagctgtctggaCACTCTGGATGAGGTGGTGGCCGTGGCCGCCTCCTCTTCTGCCTCAGCATCTGCCTTGGTCCCTGTCTGTGAGGCTACTTCTGTGCCTGACCCCATGGTTGACCCTGAGGTCACAGCCAGTCTCCAGCCAACCGAAATTGTTGTGTCCCAGGCTGAGGGTCCCCCTACTCAGGACGGCTATCGCATCCACACCCAGATCGACTACATCCACTGTCTGGTGCCTGACCTGCTGCAGATCACTAACCTACCCTGCTACTGGGGTGTGATGGACCGCTATGAGGCCGAGACTCTGCTGGAGGGCAAGCCAGAGGGCACCTTCCTCCTCCGCGACTCAGCCCAGGAAGACTACCTCTTCTCCGTCAGCTTCCGCCGCTACGGCCGCTCGCTGCACGCCCGCATCGAGCAGTGGAACCACAACTTCAGCTTCGACGTGCACGACCCCAGTGTTTTCCATGCACCCACCGTCACAGGGCTGCTGGAGCACTACAAGGACCCCAACTCCTGCATGTTCTTCGAGCCTCTGCTGTCCAACCCCATCCACCGCACCCTGCCCTTCAGCCTGCAGCACGTGTGCAGGGCGGTGATCAGCAGCTGCACAACCTACGACGGCATCAACGTGCTGCCCATCCCCCACACCCTGAAGAAACACCTGAAGGAGTACCATTACAAGCAGAGGGTGAGGGTACGGAGGATGGACACCTGGTGGGAATAA